From a region of the Candidatus Eisenbacteria bacterium genome:
- a CDS encoding dipeptidase, whose translation MMEKVIRHLEDGRQRAVDELIEWLKIPSVSAATEHKGDIRKAAEWLRDKLIAAGVQAELKETKGNPVVCGQRLDAPGAPTVLVYGHYDVQPPDPLDEWKSPPFEPVVREGKVYARGASDDKGQLFTHVKAVEAWLAEAGSLPINMKFIFEGEEEVSSVSLPGFLEENKEMLACDVVLISDSGQYGPGMPAITYGLKGLTYLEIRIEGPSADLHSGSFGGTVANPVNELARIIGSMHDDDYKVAIPGFYDDVVDVRGWERTAFAELPFDEEEYREITGSPALAGEEGYTTLERRWARPTLDVNGIWGGYQGEGAKTIIPARAGAKVSMRLVPKQDPERITKLFEDYVRSIAPDSVRVEVVPMHGGKPFLLDPKSVYFEKAAEALELGFGVKPVFIREGGSIPITQTFQEILGADSLLLGWGQDDDRIHSPNEKFDLGDFHRGALASAHLIGLLGVK comes from the coding sequence ATGATGGAAAAGGTCATCCGTCACCTGGAGGACGGCAGGCAGCGGGCGGTGGACGAGCTGATCGAATGGCTGAAGATACCGAGCGTTTCGGCCGCCACGGAGCACAAGGGGGACATCCGGAAGGCCGCCGAGTGGCTCCGGGACAAGCTGATCGCCGCCGGCGTGCAGGCGGAGCTGAAGGAGACGAAGGGGAACCCGGTGGTTTGCGGCCAGCGACTCGACGCGCCGGGCGCGCCGACGGTGCTGGTCTACGGCCATTACGACGTGCAGCCCCCGGATCCGCTGGACGAGTGGAAGAGCCCCCCCTTCGAGCCGGTCGTCCGGGAGGGGAAGGTCTACGCCCGCGGCGCTTCCGACGACAAGGGGCAGCTCTTCACGCACGTCAAGGCGGTGGAGGCGTGGCTCGCCGAGGCGGGCTCGCTCCCGATCAACATGAAGTTCATCTTCGAGGGGGAGGAGGAGGTCAGCTCGGTCAGCCTCCCCGGTTTCCTCGAGGAGAACAAGGAGATGCTCGCCTGCGACGTGGTCCTCATCTCGGACAGCGGGCAGTACGGACCGGGGATGCCGGCGATCACTTACGGTCTGAAGGGTCTCACCTATCTGGAGATCCGGATCGAGGGGCCCTCGGCGGACCTGCACTCGGGGAGTTTCGGCGGCACGGTGGCGAACCCGGTGAATGAACTCGCGCGGATCATCGGCAGCATGCACGACGACGACTATAAGGTCGCCATCCCCGGTTTCTACGACGACGTGGTGGACGTGCGGGGTTGGGAGAGGACCGCCTTCGCCGAGCTTCCCTTCGACGAGGAGGAATACCGGGAGATAACCGGGTCCCCGGCCCTGGCTGGCGAGGAGGGGTACACCACGCTGGAGCGGCGTTGGGCGCGCCCCACGCTGGACGTGAACGGGATCTGGGGAGGCTATCAGGGGGAAGGGGCGAAGACGATCATTCCCGCGCGGGCCGGCGCGAAGGTGAGCATGCGGCTCGTGCCGAAACAGGACCCGGAGAGGATCACGAAGCTCTTCGAGGACTACGTTCGCTCCATCGCCCCCGATTCGGTGCGCGTCGAGGTGGTTCCCATGCACGGCGGCAAGCCCTTCCTGCTCGACCCCAAGTCGGTCTATTTCGAGAAGGCGGCGGAGGCGCTGGAGCTGGGCTTCGGCGTGAAACCGGTGTTCATTCGCGAGGGGGGATCGATCCCGATCACCCAGACGTTCCAGGAGATCCTCGGCGCGGACTCTCTCCTCCTCGGATGGGGGCAGGACGACGACCGCATCCACTCGCCGAACGAGAAGTTCGATCTGGGAGACTTTCACCGGGGCGCGCTGGCGAGCGCGCATCTGATCGGGCTTTTGGGGGTGAAGTAA